The Pelmatolapia mariae isolate MD_Pm_ZW linkage group LG2, Pm_UMD_F_2, whole genome shotgun sequence sequence ACCGCCACTCCTCAGCAGACCGCGACTTTTACAGGCAGCCACAAGACTCCttctctgtctcctcctcctgcccttCCTCGTCCTCGTCCAGGGGCTCTGGAGTGCTACAGTCATCGCAGGACAATGTTCTGAGCATCCTGAGCAGCTGCGGTCTGGAGCCCAGTGATCTGGCGCTGCTAGCCGAGCTGCCCGAAGACGTCCTCACTATTGAGTCTCTGCCACACATCCTCAGACAGATCAAATGCAAGAAAGGGACCGTCAAACCTTTCCCTCCCCGGGCTCCGTctcccccctcctcttcctcctacCCTCCCAGCTCCACCCATCGATCCGCCACgagcagctcctcctcctctagaGACTGGGACCAGCTCCATCGCACGTCGGTCCAGTACCCGCTGGACGACctgccaccaccacctcctccctcGGAGAAGCTCATGGATCGCTGGAATAATCCGATTACCGTGAGCTCCGGCCGAGCAGAGCTGCCACCATCGTCATCCTTATCATCGCCGTTGGGGTACACGGTGGACTTCCACCACAGGCAGGGCCCCTCTGATTATGGTAAGACTGGTCCAGTTCCTTCTTACAGCCCAGCGAGGCGAGGAGATAGAGCGCCGTCATCTCGATTCTCTGAGGCTGGACCAGCTGATTACAGGTCATCGGCGCTGGTGACGGCTTCTCCTCTTCCTAGCGAGTACCAGTCCAAACCTCAGGCGAGCCGCCGTGACACATCCTCCACGAGGAGCAGTCAGTCCTCGCCCTCAATGCCTACACGGAAAGAAGCTCTGGATTTCCACGGGAAGGTCCCGCCATCGTTCCCGTACTCGTGCTCTCTGTGTGATATCACTGTGCTGTCGCAGAAGGTAAGTGCACCTGTCCTCGAATCTCTCTCTGCACTCTGTGTGGGTGGTGTGAGGGTCTGCATTCAGCAGCAAAGGATGATGGGAGCTGCACGTGTCCTACGAGACCGGAGTGCCACAAAGAGAGATGGTAACGGGTTTACTTCCTGTTGTTTTTAGGTTTGGATTCAGCACGTGACCGGCAGGCACCATGCAGATGGACAGCTCAGCCTCCTGCAGCAGTGAGTTTACTTCACATCAACGCCAAGTCTCTCCATCTAATGCTTACGGGGTTTAATAACGCTCTCCCATCTCTTCCACAGGTTTCCTAACTGGGACTGCCGCATGCAGACGGTCCGAAGGTCAGTGACCGAAACCACGTCATCGTTCTCACGCCTCTGAACAGAAAGCTGAATTTTATCAAAGTGGAAAACTTTGACATGTCTCAAAGATGAAATGTTGGttttttgatataaataaataatcagcaAGCCAGAAGCATGATCAGCTGAACAACGTGGATGTTAATGAACCCTGAAAAACATTGACCAATTTACAATGATATGAcatataatttataatttaaaaagcGCCACATTTCAACAAACGactgtaaaaatattatttagtaagatttttttcccccattttaaATTGCTCGatcttttaaaactacttcagCCTGAAATATAAATGTCAAGTATTAATGATATAGTTCTTTAAAGAATAGGGACCCCAGCTGAGGTGGAGCAGAGGCTGCAAATGGACACACTGGTTATTGCGTGTAAGCTTCCCACGTGGCGCTGCCGGCTCTTCTCCTTCTGTTCGTTCAAAATTCACACTGCCCTTACGCTTGCTGATGAGAGGGGCTTGCAGCAGCATCCAGCAGATTTGAATTGATTAACTTTTTGACTTGTGACCACCAAAAATGAGTATCGCTACGTAAGCCTGCAGTTACTGTGTCCATGCTTTGAATAGTAAAAAGTAGTGCCACCTGGtggacaaataaaataaaaatttcaaaTTGAAGGCGAGTGATCCAACATTAAAGAAATGCTTTGGTTGATGTCAAGATAAATGTGGGATCAATGATTTTCAATGCAGCATTTTTTGGCTCCAGGATGAAATGTGGCCATTTTTGCATAGCTTAGCTATTTTAAACTAATTTAAGGAACTGAGACAACAAttctaaaatttaaaaaaaagaatggcAAATATGAGCGATATTCATTCAGCACAGCCAAGTAAGTctggaaaaaaaactaataaaaagctGTGACCCGGACAAAAATATTTgaataaacaattaaaatgtaaattataaatgaaataaaatcgcatttttgaaatattataaatagtgattataaaatctgaaaaatgtcCAAAACATGTTGAGAAGCATGTAGTGCAATATATCATAGACATTACATTCTggatttattaaataataaattgattttatttacttaaaagtatttttgtaaaatgtcagaatatatttaaaaatctcaaaaacagctgataaattaaaatgaattaattattaataattagtTGTATGTAATATTACTTTTTCATATAAAGTATTTGTAATAAAATTACAATTTTATTAAAGTTTCATAAAAATAAAGTCAGAAACGTCTCAAACATATAAGTGCAATATCAGCAaatcaattttttatttttctagtaATTGAAGGACGGGTTTTTGGTCCAGATGTTGGCGGTCCTGATATTGATCCAAAGCTGCTGCgatcagctttatttattgATAGGATGTttgttgttcattcagtggCTCGGTTTTGAATTTGTTTGATCGtcctctttttctcatttttaggGACGATAaatcagagaagaagaagaaagatggAGGAAAAGGCGCCCCGGCAGCTAGTCAAAGTAAATCTGCATCAGTCAGCTGTGCCTTTGTGTTTACACGTTTAAGTTTTTCTGCTTAAACTTGTTCTTTCTGTTCGGCAGCATCGCAGTCAAATAGCAAGTCGAAGCAGAAGAAGGTAAAGAAGGTAGAGACGTGTCTAAGATCTTAATGAGGTTCGGTTTAGCCCCTCCTGAATCAGCTGaaagtctttgtgtttgtttcctgtcagaCTTTGGAGAAAGGGAAGGTAGTGTGCGTCAAGTTTCCGTCTCAGTCTGTCGATGAGAAATACCTCAGGAAGCTTGCAGAACCGTTCGGGAAGATCGTCAAGGTCATCATGTTTCCGTATCTGGTGAGTCTGCGAGGTTCTTCATCATCACACTGATGATATTTGCATTTTCGTTCATTTAAAGACGAGCAGcagctttctttctcttttttgcacTTGAGCGTTATTAAAGTGGGTTTAAACCCTGCAGGGCTTCGTGGAGATGGGCTCCGTCGATCAGGCCAAAGACTTGGTGAAGTTTCACAGCAATTATCCTCCAACTGTGAACGGAGAACAGATCGAGTTCAGCGTCTCCAACGCCTTCAACTTTCTCCAGGTAGAAGAGAAACACGTCCAGTGTTTCAGAAACGCCTCTTTACAGTTTTTCCTGCATATGAAAAGTACAGAAACTCCCAGTGTCAAATGTGTGGTTATTACTAAGAAAAAGATCTCAGTCTGGAAAAGCTCCAGTCTCACAAACACAGCGAGAGGtgtccacatttttttttacatgcaggGAAATCCCTGATTGCAGGCAGGTGGGGCTTCTGTGTTACAGCCGGGCCATATGAGAGTATAGAGTATTCCCTCTTTGTGACGTTGTACAGATTGAGATTTAGAAAAACGTCTGTTTTCATTGTTGATAAAGTCTCTTCACACTTTGATGTCTCCTCAGAGCTCCCGGGTGGTGAGTTTCACGCCCGCTCCATCAGGAGAAGATGGAAAATCCGACCTGATCAGTATCATCAAACGCTTCGGCCCGCCGCTCTACACCCTGTTCCTGCCATCAATGGTGAGGAAGTCACATGAAATAGTCACTTtagaaaacacatacaaaaacattgtttatttgtttgtttttaggcgTTCGTTGAGATGAAGAATGCCCCTGATGCTCAGAAGCTGGTGGATTATTATCTGTCCAAGACTCTGAGGATCAACAATGACTTGATCTCTGTCTCCTTCTCTGGAGAGTACAAGACTCTCATGTGAGTACGACCGACCCGATAGGAAGGTAACTGGCGGATTATCATCCAGGGGATGATCAGTGATAATGGTCCTGCTGTCTGGTCTGTCCTGTAGGCGGGTTTCAAAAGCCAAGCGGTACGAAGAAGAGAATGAAAGTACGAAGAAGAGTACCACCAAGAGGACAAGGAGCTCGAGCCGAGACAGAAcgacagaaaataagaaaagaagGTCCAGATCCAGAGACAAGTCCAGCAAAGAGGAACGGACCAGAACAAGGTCCAAGTCCAGGTCCAGGGATAAATCTAAAGAAAAATCCAGCAGAGATGCCAAAACTAGATCTAGGTCCCAAGACAAGTTGGATAGAAAAAGGAAGAGCAGAACCCGGTCCAGGTCCAGAGATAAGTCCACTAGTGAGAAGCGGACCAGGACCAGGTCTAAGTCAGGGtccagagaaaaaacaaaagaaaaatccaacaaCGAAAGCAAGAAAGGGTCCCAAGAGAAGAAGCGTAGAAGCAGATCCAGGTCCAGAGACGAATCGAGAGAAAAATCCAACAGAGACCAGAAGACCAGGTCCACCTCCAGAGACAAGTCCAGTAGAGAGACAAAAACCAAGTCTACAACCCAAGAAAAgtcaagcaaagaaagaaaaagcagaagcaAATCCAGATCCGTGGAAAAATCCATCAGAGATAAGAAATCCAGGTCTAGAGAGAGATCCAGCAACAAGTCCTCCAGACATGACGGAGAAAAGACGGCAGAACCAGAgaaaccaggtaagaaaacgcAACACGATGCCGGGACCGGTCACTCAAGACAGGCTGGTGTTAAATCTTATTCTCTACACAGATGCAGAGTCCACATCCAAAGAACAACCGTCTCCTCTCGAAGACTCCAAACCTGAAGTTTCAAACACAGAAGAAGTGGAGGGGGAGGCAGCGTGAGTTCctcatgttgctgttttttgttttgtttttttgtttgcagaAAAGCCTCTGCTAGAACAGTCTTAACTAAAGATGCCACTTTGATCTTCAGGTTGCCTGGAGAGGAGAGCGACATCGAGGGGATGGAGGTGATTGCTGAGGATGGGGAGAATCTGGCGGATGACGATGAGGAGGCTCTgcaagaggaagagaaaaaagagagtcCTGAAGAGAGAGCACCTGAAAAAGGTAGAAAATGAGAGCTGAGCTTTCACGGAAAAGCTGcctttaaaggaaaacaaaggaaatgcttgacttttttaaaaaaaacccctccctTACAGATGAAGTAAAGGAGGTGATGGGTGGAGAGCCTGGCAATGAGGAGAAACCTGTGTCAGAGAAGGAGATAAAgaaggaagagaaggaggaagtAGAGGAGTCACAGGAAGCGACAGAGACTCCTCTACAGGAGGATTCGGTAAAGACTTTTTAGATAAGCATGTTAGTGTGGACATATTTTAAGctataaagtggaaaaaaagtgatTCAGTTGGAGCGGTGTGCTTTTTCAGGAGGACTTCCCTGTAGACCTGGAAAACTGCATCACTCTGGATGAACTGGAAGAAGATGACTCTGATGACCAAGGTATAACTGGAAGTCTTGTGATGCTgaacacaataaaaaatatatataccaGCACGTTTGGTTGAGTTTTAAAGCTTACTGTTCAGTTTCTGATATTCTTCCTGTTTGATTTTGTTGCAGGTGGAGAATCAGCAGGCGAACCCAAGGTAAGTGTTACCTTTAATATAACGGCTGAGTTTTTGTCTGATATGTTGCTGATATAACCgtttgttctttctttgcttgcaGTCAACATCGAAATCCAGCAGGGTTTTTTACTTCGGCCACCTGCCACCTACTTACGCCCTCTTCGACTTCTTCCAACTGCTGAGAAATTTTGGGAAGGTGGTGCGCTATTACCTGATTGGCAATCGACGAGAGGTCAGTAAGAAAATGAGATGAgataagaaatacttttttagctttttaaaatttaaatacatATTATAAATACATGATACAAAGTGAATATCTCTGTAAATGAAAATCAAATTTGATACAGTTATGAGCCTGAATACAAACTGCATAAAGGATACATTGATCATATACATCATTCATCACAGTCATTTTCATGACCTCTGTCAGCTGATAGAGGAATCCAAACAGTGTGTTGATTCAGCCTGGATCAGCAATAGGAATGATGATTATAATCCCTGTGCATCATCAGGCTCCGCCATCCTATTGGATGAAAAAAAATTGATGTGGAAGTTGATTGGCCAGCCAAGTTGGCTTGAGGCTATcttacatttctgtgtttgtgtatgttggCTTTGGTATTTGCTACTTGCAGTAACAGTTATAGTAGATTACGATGATCCTGTTTATGTTGTGACCCTTAGAGTTCAGAGTTGAGTGGATTCTTTACCTTTGGGACCATTTTCAGACTCTTTTTGTGTTTCAGGGTTTCATTGAGATGTCGAGTTCTTCAGCGGCCCTGAAAGCTGTTGAAGAGCTCGTCAGCAAACCAGCCATCCACAACTGCCCCAAACTCAAAGCCCGCATCTCCACCAAATACTACAGACTTGACAACGGGTCCGAAACTGCCTCTTCACTCTTCCTAATTTCTTTTCTGTGAACTTTTAATCATGAAATTCACACTTTACCCCTTTCCTGCAGATGGGTTGTTCACTCGGATGGCAGCAATGACGAGGACAGTCGTAACAGGAAGCGCGAGAAACGAAGCAAATCCAAGACCTCGGACCGGGACGAGACCGACAGGAGGTCTAAAGGGAGGAAGGAGTCCCCGAAGAAGACATCAGAGAAATCAGGCAAAAAGACTCCAGAAAAAGATTCTGGGTCAAAAAAGCCTCCAGAGAAAGACACATCAGGGAAAAAGACCCCAAAGAAAGAGTCCACATCCAAAAAGTCTCCAGAAAAGGACGTCAAAAACACCTTAGAAACGAAATCCACTGGGAAAAAGACTCCAGAGAAAGATTTGCCATCTAAAAAAACTTCAGGTAAGGATTCTACAATAAAAAAGACTCCAGCGAAAAAGTCCGCATCCAGAACGACTCCGGAAAACAAGTCCGCATCCAAAACGACTCTGGAAAACAAGTCTGCATCCAAAACGACTCTGGAAAACAAGTCTGCATCCAAAACGACTCTGGAAAACAAGTCTGCATCCAAAACGACTCTGGAAAACAAGTCCGCATCCAAAACGACTCCGGAAAACAAGTCTACATTCAGAGAAACTTCAGAAGAAGAGTTTGAGTACAAAAAGTCTCCAAAGAGGGAATCGTTGGACAAAGAGCCTCCAGAAAAGGACCTTAAAAACGGTCTGGAGAAGGAATCCGCGGGCAGAAAGACGCCTGAGAAAGGGTCATCGTGTGCAGAGATTCCAGACAGCGAGACGCTGGAACCAAAAGGAGCTCCTGACAATAATTCAGTGCCTCAGACAACTGTGAAGAAAGAACTAAAGGAAGAAAATACTCAACAAAATGAGGAACCGGCAGCTGATAACGCACCACCTGAAAAAGATGATATCAAAAAGGAAACACCACAGACATTCAAGCAGGAGGAGCAGGAAACACCAATAGACGTTTGTATGGAAGCAAGACCAAATGTGAAAGATGCAGAGAGTCCAGGTCCACCAGTCTCCTCTACAGAGCCCTCGAAACCACGGCCTGAACAGGTATAACTGAAAGCCCGAAGGTGCTGTGATACCAGCTCAACAGAAATATTAGTTCCCCCAGGATAACATCAAAGTCTTAAATGCTATTTCATGTTTTCTCAGTAGTTTAAAAACGCCAAAACAGTTCGTAAAAATTTCTAAAAAGGCTGACATTCCCATCGTGTTCAACAGATCTCAAATGTTGAATCAGCTGTTAAAATAGCtccatttattttatgttttatctgTAGTTCAGTCTTAAATATGTAGTTTTGTTCAAATTGCCTCAGCCATGAAATATTTCTTACTAAAATTACCTGTGCCATGAAtagattttaaatttaaatatattgCGAAGCAGTTAAAAACACGGTTAATGATGGAAAAAGATTTTTGgtcataaataaatgaaaatctgCTCTGAAGTGCAGGATTAAAGCTCATGACTGATTTGTTACTTTCAGGACGTGAAGCCCCAGTTTGGACCTGCAAAGGGCGCTGCTGAACCTCAGAAACCCACCAAACCTGTTGGTAAGAAAGCCTCTGAGTAGAGCTGGgtgatagaacgataacgatatgtattgcgaaataactatttctcgatagaaaaattaaactattgcgataggcctcatctctcttgtcctctttaaaaaaaaaaaaaaaaaaaaaaagaacagccaatccaaattaagtagcgcagagccgaaccaatcacagccgcagcatcacgtcacgtgacttgttacgtacagcacaagtgccaaggcgcacatgtgtatttgtttttgcagccgggctgcccaggtaatgaaggaaatgagtttgccgactagagaaaaatcaaccgagagcgtgagcgaaggttaccgaagaaaaaaacgatgatggttccaatgccggagagattgttgaacggaagggccatagaagttccgtagtgtgaaggtatttcggctatttcaagtctgacaaaaaacagagtagcgcgcactgtaaattgtgccgaaagcaagtctggaaatacaataaaccggtgcatgctcaatctctgactgaaagcgctaattcgtcattcggcttttgtcagactaaagtaactgttaaaactgtttgaaaagctaagctatacaacaaggagagattgagaatttccttttagttctcagtttatttgatattgacaaaagttagtcaattttgtctgttcttctgtaaaacaaactaagatttatttttagaattaatattttgtttctaagtagaattgacaatttagtagtctgttttgtttgttctattttgaaacttaaacgctttagcggctgccttttgtgtagtttgcaatatttgcctttatttatctgaaactgaagtctcatgttccttaagtacatctaccctgttgaacttattatgggaaataaatattttaattaaaacaagctgcagattatttcacattttacttgtgagcaatgGCACATTtcaatcttacaaatatagttatttggcttatatcgtgatatatatcgttatcgcctgaaatgaaaaaaacatatcgtgatatgaaaaaatattaTATCGTCCAGCTCTACCTCTGAGTTTATTTGAAATCCTATTTAGTTACAGTTTAGTTTGTTGCTTCCGGTTGCATAATAAGGAAGTTTAAACACGTGTGGCAGCGGTGCATTCACTGTcgcttgtgtttgttttgtaggGACGGAGTTCGTGCGACCGGTCGTCGGTTATTTCTGTAACCTGTGTCAGCGGATCTTCGCTGAAGAGGATGAagccaaacagcagcactgcagCAGCCTGTCGCATTACAGCAAATACCaggtggaggggaaaaaaaggttttaatgttcatttaaattcagctgaaaaataaaaacttaaggctttgttttgtttttttcaggagAAGACTGGGAGGGATCCGTGGACGAGCTGAACATCTGCAGAAAAATTGGTTACCTTCAGATTTTATTAATTGACTTATATCAGAGCTGAAACGAGACTGAGATCCCAAACATGATTTGATTTCTGTCTGTACTCCACTGGACTttgagtttttgtacaaagatctttttaaaaaaaaaaagcttctgctgaaaaatcaaaatgtataaatatttaAGTTTTATGTCATGCAGAACAGAAACTGTATGTTTGAGAAAGAGTGAGTTGTGACTCTAAAAAGCCAGTTTCTTAGATTTCTGTTGTTAAGCTCCAGGCTCTCTCCTACTCACGTGCTCTGGTCCTAAAAGGTGTTGATTGGTCAACCCAGAAGATTTAGAAACAAACACCAGGTTCAGGTGCTGttaaattaagaaaaatgtCTTAAAGAGGCTGTAATGTCAGAATATTAACCGCTCCCTGGGCTCTAATCTGTTTTTGTCCAATTGTACTCATGCCGCACCT is a genomic window containing:
- the LOC134640963 gene encoding matrin-3-like isoform X1, which translates into the protein MSQNYPYRKPPSDTDFRTDPGPYRSVDYRHSSADRDFYRQPQDSFSVSSSCPSSSSSRGSGVLQSSQDNVLSILSSCGLEPSDLALLAELPEDVLTIESLPHILRQIKCKKGTVKPFPPRAPSPPSSSSYPPSSTHRSATSSSSSSRDWDQLHRTSVQYPLDDLPPPPPPSEKLMDRWNNPITVSSGRAELPPSSSLSSPLGYTVDFHHRQGPSDYGKTGPVPSYSPARRGDRAPSSRFSEAGPADYRSSALVTASPLPSEYQSKPQASRRDTSSTRSSQSSPSMPTRKEALDFHGKVPPSFPYSCSLCDITVLSQKVWIQHVTGRHHADGQLSLLQQFPNWDCRMQTVRRDDKSEKKKKDGGKGAPAASQTSQSNSKSKQKKVKKTLEKGKVVCVKFPSQSVDEKYLRKLAEPFGKIVKVIMFPYLGFVEMGSVDQAKDLVKFHSNYPPTVNGEQIEFSVSNAFNFLQSSRVVSFTPAPSGEDGKSDLISIIKRFGPPLYTLFLPSMAFVEMKNAPDAQKLVDYYLSKTLRINNDLISVSFSGEYKTLMRVSKAKRYEEENESTKKSTTKRTRSSSRDRTTENKKRRSRSRDKSSKEERTRTRSKSRSRDKSKEKSSRDAKTRSRSQDKLDRKRKSRTRSRSRDKSTSEKRTRTRSKSGSREKTKEKSNNESKKGSQEKKRRSRSRSRDESREKSNRDQKTRSTSRDKSSRETKTKSTTQEKSSKERKSRSKSRSVEKSIRDKKSRSRERSSNKSSRHDGEKTAEPEKPDAESTSKEQPSPLEDSKPEVSNTEEVEGEAALPGEESDIEGMEVIAEDGENLADDDEEALQEEEKKESPEERAPEKDEVKEVMGGEPGNEEKPVSEKEIKKEEKEEVEESQEATETPLQEDSEDFPVDLENCITLDELEEDDSDDQGGESAGEPKSTSKSSRVFYFGHLPPTYALFDFFQLLRNFGKVVRYYLIGNRREGFIEMSSSSAALKAVEELVSKPAIHNCPKLKARISTKYYRLDNGWVVHSDGSNDEDSRNRKREKRSKSKTSDRDETDRRSKGRKESPKKTSEKSGKKTPEKDSGSKKPPEKDTSGKKTPKKESTSKKSPEKDVKNTLETKSTGKKTPEKDLPSKKTSGKDSTIKKTPAKKSASRTTPENKSASKTTLENKSASKTTLENKSASKTTLENKSASKTTLENKSASKTTPENKSTFRETSEEEFEYKKSPKRESLDKEPPEKDLKNGLEKESAGRKTPEKGSSCAEIPDSETLEPKGAPDNNSVPQTTVKKELKEENTQQNEEPAADNAPPEKDDIKKETPQTFKQEEQETPIDVCMEARPNVKDAESPGPPVSSTEPSKPRPEQDVKPQFGPAKGAAEPQKPTKPVGTEFVRPVVGYFCNLCQRIFAEEDEAKQQHCSSLSHYSKYQEKTGRDPWTS
- the LOC134640963 gene encoding matrin-3-like isoform X2; the protein is MSQNYPYRKPPSDTDFRTDPGPYRSVDYRHSSADRDFYRQPQDSFSVSSSCPSSSSSRGSGVLQSSQDNVLSILSSCGLEPSDLALLAELPEDVLTIESLPHILRQIKCKKGTVKPFPPRAPSPPSSSSYPPSSTHRSATSSSSSSRDWDQLHRTSVQYPLDDLPPPPPPSEKLMDRWNNPITVSSGRAELPPSSSLSSPLGYTVDFHHRQGPSDYGKTGPVPSYSPARRGDRAPSSRFSEAGPADYRSSALVTASPLPSEYQSKPQASRRDTSSTRSSQSSPSMPTRKEALDFHGKVPPSFPYSCSLCDITVLSQKVWIQHVTGRHHADGQLSLLQQFPNWDCRMQTVRRDDKSEKKKKDGGKGAPAASQTSQSNSKSKQKKTLEKGKVVCVKFPSQSVDEKYLRKLAEPFGKIVKVIMFPYLGFVEMGSVDQAKDLVKFHSNYPPTVNGEQIEFSVSNAFNFLQSSRVVSFTPAPSGEDGKSDLISIIKRFGPPLYTLFLPSMAFVEMKNAPDAQKLVDYYLSKTLRINNDLISVSFSGEYKTLMRVSKAKRYEEENESTKKSTTKRTRSSSRDRTTENKKRRSRSRDKSSKEERTRTRSKSRSRDKSKEKSSRDAKTRSRSQDKLDRKRKSRTRSRSRDKSTSEKRTRTRSKSGSREKTKEKSNNESKKGSQEKKRRSRSRSRDESREKSNRDQKTRSTSRDKSSRETKTKSTTQEKSSKERKSRSKSRSVEKSIRDKKSRSRERSSNKSSRHDGEKTAEPEKPDAESTSKEQPSPLEDSKPEVSNTEEVEGEAALPGEESDIEGMEVIAEDGENLADDDEEALQEEEKKESPEERAPEKDEVKEVMGGEPGNEEKPVSEKEIKKEEKEEVEESQEATETPLQEDSEDFPVDLENCITLDELEEDDSDDQGGESAGEPKSTSKSSRVFYFGHLPPTYALFDFFQLLRNFGKVVRYYLIGNRREGFIEMSSSSAALKAVEELVSKPAIHNCPKLKARISTKYYRLDNGWVVHSDGSNDEDSRNRKREKRSKSKTSDRDETDRRSKGRKESPKKTSEKSGKKTPEKDSGSKKPPEKDTSGKKTPKKESTSKKSPEKDVKNTLETKSTGKKTPEKDLPSKKTSGKDSTIKKTPAKKSASRTTPENKSASKTTLENKSASKTTLENKSASKTTLENKSASKTTLENKSASKTTPENKSTFRETSEEEFEYKKSPKRESLDKEPPEKDLKNGLEKESAGRKTPEKGSSCAEIPDSETLEPKGAPDNNSVPQTTVKKELKEENTQQNEEPAADNAPPEKDDIKKETPQTFKQEEQETPIDVCMEARPNVKDAESPGPPVSSTEPSKPRPEQDVKPQFGPAKGAAEPQKPTKPVGTEFVRPVVGYFCNLCQRIFAEEDEAKQQHCSSLSHYSKYQEKTGRDPWTS